One genomic segment of Deinococcus fonticola includes these proteins:
- a CDS encoding TIGR00282 family metallophosphoesterase — MRVLFIGDVFGQPGRRVLSAHLPTIRSKFDFIIVNMENAAGGFGLHREGADAALQAGANCLTLGNHAWHNRDVYAMVADEGRFPIVRPLNYSDPGAPGVGFRTFNVKGERLTVVNLLGRVFMDHVANPFRAIDHLLERDDLGSIFVDFHAEATSEKMAMGWHLAGRVAAVIGTHTHVPTADTRLLPGGTAYQSDAGFTGPHNSVIGSNPEGPLQRFLTELPQRYSVAEGPAELNGVIVQMEGGQATSVERYRYVEEG; from the coding sequence ATGCGGGTTCTTTTCATCGGGGATGTGTTCGGGCAGCCGGGGCGGCGGGTGCTCTCGGCGCACTTGCCGACCATCCGGAGCAAGTTCGATTTTATTATCGTGAACATGGAGAACGCCGCCGGGGGCTTCGGCCTGCACCGCGAGGGTGCCGACGCGGCGTTGCAGGCGGGCGCGAACTGCCTGACACTGGGCAACCACGCCTGGCATAACCGCGACGTATATGCCATGGTCGCCGACGAGGGCCGGTTTCCCATTGTGCGGCCCCTGAACTACAGCGATCCGGGCGCTCCGGGCGTGGGCTTCCGCACCTTCAACGTCAAAGGCGAGCGGCTGACCGTGGTGAACCTGCTGGGCCGGGTGTTCATGGATCACGTCGCCAACCCTTTCCGGGCCATCGACCACCTGCTGGAGCGTGACGATCTGGGCAGTATCTTCGTGGATTTCCACGCCGAAGCGACCAGCGAGAAGATGGCGATGGGCTGGCACCTCGCGGGCCGCGTGGCGGCCGTGATCGGCACGCACACCCACGTGCCCACCGCCGACACGCGCCTCCTGCCCGGCGGCACCGCGTACCAGTCGGACGCCGGTTTTACCGGGCCGCACAACAGCGTCATCGGGTCGAACCCCGAAGGTCCCCTGCAAAGATTCCTGACTGAATTGCCGCAGCGTTACAGTGTGGCCGAGGGTCCCGCCGAACTGAACGGCGTGATTGTCCAGATGGAGGGCGGCCAGGCCACCAGCGTCGAGCGTTACCGTTACGTGGAAGAAGGGTAA
- a CDS encoding endonuclease III domain-containing protein — MSPRPALTQSNPPPDFMPEVLTRLRQHYLPTLPAPRRFAEPLNGVIRVILAQQNTRRVASRQWETLNAVYPRWEAALADGPDGIEATLRQAGGGLTRMKADYIYGVLHALAESRGELSLRFLRDLDDTGIRRTLESLPGVGMKTTSLVMLFDLLRPAMPVDSHIERWTKRLELVPARWNANKVEGWFDEAIPRDWETRYALHLSGVDHGQETCKSQKPLCAACVLREWCPSAALFLPED, encoded by the coding sequence GTGTCCCCTCGCCCCGCACTCACACAATCAAATCCACCCCCGGACTTCATGCCGGAGGTGCTGACGCGCCTGCGTCAACACTACCTTCCCACCCTGCCCGCCCCGCGCCGGTTTGCCGAACCCCTCAACGGGGTCATCCGGGTGATTCTGGCGCAGCAGAATACGCGCCGCGTGGCCTCCAGGCAGTGGGAAACGTTGAACGCCGTCTACCCGCGCTGGGAAGCAGCACTCGCTGACGGCCCGGACGGCATCGAGGCCACCTTGCGGCAGGCGGGCGGCGGCCTGACGCGGATGAAAGCCGATTACATCTACGGCGTCCTGCACGCCCTGGCCGAAAGCCGGGGAGAACTGAGCCTGCGTTTCCTGCGTGACCTGGATGACACCGGGATTCGCCGCACCCTGGAAAGTCTGCCTGGCGTGGGCATGAAAACCACCAGCCTGGTCATGCTGTTCGACCTGCTGCGCCCCGCCATGCCCGTGGACAGCCACATCGAACGCTGGACGAAACGCCTGGAACTCGTTCCCGCCAGGTGGAACGCCAACAAAGTCGAGGGGTGGTTCGACGAGGCCATCCCCCGCGACTGGGAAACCCGCTACGCCCTGCACCTCTCCGGCGTGGATCACGGTCAGGAAACCTGCAAAAGCCAGAAACCGCTGTGCGCCGCATGCGTCCTGCGCGAGTGGTGTCCCAGCGCGGCACTGTTCCTGCCGGAAGATTGA
- a CDS encoding ATP-binding cassette domain-containing protein, with protein MLDIQNLTKTYGKFTALNDVSFTAREGEVFGLLGPNGAGKTTLLRTLATLLQPTSGSASVNGFDVRKQPEEVRKIIGVVNGGMGLPARLSGREILQSFAGLYGMTAGQTEARIAELDARLDLGRTLDVKAGEYSTGMKQKVVIARAVIQDPAVLILDEAASGLDIFARRTLLDFVLQNRAQTAGNGGRLTLYSTHVMSEAEEVCDRVAILHLGQLLTVDTIPNILARTGESNLERAFFTLVKGVEKNAV; from the coding sequence ATGCTCGACATTCAAAACTTGACCAAGACCTACGGGAAATTCACGGCCCTGAACGACGTGAGTTTCACTGCCCGTGAGGGCGAAGTGTTCGGCCTGCTCGGCCCGAACGGTGCAGGCAAAACCACGCTGCTCAGAACGCTGGCGACCCTGCTGCAACCCACGTCCGGCAGCGCCAGCGTGAACGGCTTCGACGTTCGGAAGCAACCCGAGGAGGTTCGCAAAATCATCGGCGTGGTGAACGGCGGCATGGGCCTGCCTGCCCGCCTCAGCGGGCGCGAAATCCTGCAATCCTTCGCGGGCCTGTACGGCATGACCGCCGGGCAGACGGAGGCGCGAATCGCTGAACTGGACGCGCGGCTCGACCTGGGGCGCACGCTGGACGTAAAAGCCGGCGAGTACAGCACCGGCATGAAACAGAAGGTCGTGATTGCCCGCGCCGTCATTCAAGACCCGGCCGTGCTGATTCTGGACGAGGCCGCCAGCGGACTGGACATCTTCGCCCGCCGCACCCTGCTGGACTTCGTGTTGCAAAACCGCGCCCAGACCGCGGGAAACGGGGGCCGCCTGACGCTGTACTCCACGCACGTCATGTCCGAAGCCGAGGAAGTGTGCGACCGAGTAGCGATCCTGCACCTGGGGCAACTCCTGACGGTGGACACCATTCCCAACATCCTGGCGCGAACCGGCGAAAGCAACCTGGAGCGGGCTTTTTTCACGCTGGTAAAGGGGGTCGAGAAGAATGCGGTTTGA
- a CDS encoding TerC family protein, with protein MIETLFSWMSQPEAWLAFGTLLLLEVVLGIDNVIFISILAGKLPPDQRARARTIGLIAAAVTRLMLLASIAWVVSLKNELFTLFGMGFSGKDLVLLGGGLFLMYKAVKEMHELLEGGEHDEASPTRAAAAGFAAIIAQIMVLDIVFSLDSVITAVGMADDIGVMVAAVVVTVAIMLFAAGPIGEFVQRHPTVKMLALSFLLLIGVNLVAEGFGFKIPKGYTYFAMGFSMAVEFLNMRMRRGKAVTLKQPDELSEMH; from the coding sequence ATGATCGAAACGCTGTTCAGCTGGATGAGCCAGCCCGAAGCGTGGCTGGCCTTCGGCACGCTTCTGCTGCTCGAAGTGGTGCTGGGGATCGACAACGTCATTTTCATCAGCATCCTGGCCGGAAAACTGCCGCCCGATCAGCGCGCCCGCGCCAGAACCATCGGCCTGATAGCCGCCGCCGTGACGCGCCTGATGCTGCTCGCCAGTATCGCCTGGGTGGTCAGCCTGAAAAACGAGCTCTTCACGCTGTTCGGCATGGGTTTTTCGGGCAAAGACCTGGTGCTGCTGGGCGGTGGCCTTTTCCTGATGTACAAGGCTGTCAAGGAGATGCACGAGCTGCTGGAGGGCGGCGAGCACGATGAAGCGTCCCCCACCCGCGCCGCGGCCGCCGGGTTCGCGGCGATCATCGCGCAGATCATGGTGCTGGACATCGTGTTCAGCCTCGACAGCGTGATTACCGCGGTGGGCATGGCCGACGACATCGGCGTGATGGTCGCGGCCGTGGTCGTGACCGTCGCCATCATGCTGTTCGCCGCCGGCCCTATCGGCGAGTTCGTGCAGCGCCACCCCACCGTCAAGATGCTGGCCCTCTCGTTCCTGCTCCTGATCGGGGTGAACCTCGTCGCGGAAGGCTTCGGCTTCAAGATTCCCAAGGGGTACACCTACTTCGCCATGGGCTTCTCGATGGCCGTGGAATTCCTGAACATGCGCATGCGCCGGGGCAAGGCCGTGACGCTCAAGCAGCCGGACGAACTGAGCGAAATGCACTGA